Proteins encoded in a region of the Athene noctua chromosome 4, bAthNoc1.hap1.1, whole genome shotgun sequence genome:
- the IL15 gene encoding interleukin-15 isoform X5, with product MGLIIFFLCASVSKTAAGHCKWAEVLKDLEQIKTSKDIDVSLYTANTNEDEECQEPVMRCFVLEMNVILHECRIKNCSKTQDVLNIWKNGNASLENSKLNSTTSTKCKECEEYEEKNFTEFIQSFVKVIQKECKH from the exons ATGGGACTAATCATCTTCTTTCTATG TGCTTCTGTATCAAAGACAGCAGCAGGTCATTGCAAGTGGGCAGAAGTTCTGAAAGATTTGGAGCAAATCAAGACATCCAAA GACATTGATGTAAGTTTATATACTGCAAACACAAATGAGGAT gaagaatgCCAAGAACCTGTAATGAGATGCTTTGTCTTAGAGATGAATGTGATTCTTCACGAATGTCGTATCAAAAATTGTAGTAAAACACAGGATGTACTCAACATATGGAAAAATGGAAATGCAAGCTTAGAAAACAGCAAG ttgaaTTCCACAACATCAACAAAATGCAAAGAATGTGAagagtatgaagaaaaaaattttacagaatttatACAGAGTTTTGTAAAGGTTATACAGAAGGAATGTAAACACTGA
- the IL15 gene encoding interleukin-15 isoform X3 — MVFRMELTRVKTHLKSISLQYQLYILLSSHFFCFLKNEMGLIIFFLCASVSKTAAGHCKWAEVLKDLEQIKTSKDIDVSLYTANTNEDEECQEPVMRCFVLEMNVILHECRIKNCSKTQDVLNIWKNGNASLENSKLNSTTSTKCKECEEYEEKNFTEFIQSFVKVIQKECKH; from the exons aaaacaCACCTGAAAAGTATTTCTCTGCAGTATCAGCTGTATATTCTTCTGAGCAgccatttcttttgctttttaaagaatgaGATGGGACTAATCATCTTCTTTCTATG TGCTTCTGTATCAAAGACAGCAGCAGGTCATTGCAAGTGGGCAGAAGTTCTGAAAGATTTGGAGCAAATCAAGACATCCAAA GACATTGATGTAAGTTTATATACTGCAAACACAAATGAGGAT gaagaatgCCAAGAACCTGTAATGAGATGCTTTGTCTTAGAGATGAATGTGATTCTTCACGAATGTCGTATCAAAAATTGTAGTAAAACACAGGATGTACTCAACATATGGAAAAATGGAAATGCAAGCTTAGAAAACAGCAAG ttgaaTTCCACAACATCAACAAAATGCAAAGAATGTGAagagtatgaagaaaaaaattttacagaatttatACAGAGTTTTGTAAAGGTTATACAGAAGGAATGTAAACACTGA
- the IL15 gene encoding interleukin-15 isoform X2 — protein sequence MMIYRLTNNYLSLVYPRKTHLKSISLQYQLYILLSSHFFCFLKNEMGLIIFFLCASVSKTAAGHCKWAEVLKDLEQIKTSKDIDVSLYTANTNEDEECQEPVMRCFVLEMNVILHECRIKNCSKTQDVLNIWKNGNASLENSKLNSTTSTKCKECEEYEEKNFTEFIQSFVKVIQKECKH from the exons aaaacaCACCTGAAAAGTATTTCTCTGCAGTATCAGCTGTATATTCTTCTGAGCAgccatttcttttgctttttaaagaatgaGATGGGACTAATCATCTTCTTTCTATG TGCTTCTGTATCAAAGACAGCAGCAGGTCATTGCAAGTGGGCAGAAGTTCTGAAAGATTTGGAGCAAATCAAGACATCCAAA GACATTGATGTAAGTTTATATACTGCAAACACAAATGAGGAT gaagaatgCCAAGAACCTGTAATGAGATGCTTTGTCTTAGAGATGAATGTGATTCTTCACGAATGTCGTATCAAAAATTGTAGTAAAACACAGGATGTACTCAACATATGGAAAAATGGAAATGCAAGCTTAGAAAACAGCAAG ttgaaTTCCACAACATCAACAAAATGCAAAGAATGTGAagagtatgaagaaaaaaattttacagaatttatACAGAGTTTTGTAAAGGTTATACAGAAGGAATGTAAACACTGA